A window of the Fuscovulum sp. genome harbors these coding sequences:
- a CDS encoding bifunctional sulfate adenylyltransferase/adenylylsulfate kinase — MTLSNLAPIPELYVSHDSALKLKHEAANLPSWDLTARQVCDLELLMNGGFFPLKGFQSEADYNGTVENMRTADGTLWPIPVTLDVSEKFAEGVAPGQDIALRDQEGVILAIMSVSDKWVPNKAKEAEHVFGADDLAHPAVNYLHNVAGPVYLGGPITGIQQPVHYDFRARRDTPNELRAFFRKMGWRRIVAFQTRNPLHRAHQELTFRAAKEAEANLLIHPVVGMTKPGDVDHFTRVRCYEAVLDQYPASTTHLSLLNLAMRMGGPREALWHAIIRKNHGLTHFIVGRDHAGPGKNSQGKDFYDPYAAQTLVAEHQKEIGIEMVDFKQMVYVQEKAQYYPVDEVPEGSTVLDISGTELRRRLREGLEIPDWFSFPQVVTELRRTSPPRAKQGFTVFFTGLSGSGKSTIANALMVKLMEMGGRPVTLLDGDVVRKHLSSELGFSKEHRDINIRRIGYVASEITKNGGIAICAPIAPYTATRRAVREMVEAFGAFIEVHVATSIEECERRDRKGLYKLAREGKIKEFTGISDPYEAPTQAELVVDTEGADVDYCAQQVILKLESMGLIKA, encoded by the coding sequence ATGACGCTGTCCAACCTTGCCCCGATCCCGGAGCTTTATGTCTCCCACGACTCCGCCCTCAAGCTTAAGCATGAGGCGGCGAATTTGCCGTCCTGGGATCTGACCGCGCGTCAGGTCTGCGATCTGGAGCTTTTGATGAATGGCGGGTTCTTCCCGCTGAAGGGCTTCCAGTCCGAGGCCGATTATAACGGCACGGTCGAAAACATGCGCACCGCCGATGGCACGCTGTGGCCGATCCCGGTGACGCTGGACGTGTCCGAGAAATTCGCCGAAGGCGTCGCGCCGGGGCAGGACATCGCCCTGCGCGATCAGGAAGGCGTCATCCTTGCCATCATGTCGGTGTCCGACAAATGGGTGCCGAACAAGGCCAAGGAAGCCGAGCATGTGTTTGGCGCCGACGATCTGGCCCATCCGGCTGTGAACTATCTGCACAACGTGGCTGGCCCCGTCTATCTGGGCGGCCCGATCACCGGCATCCAACAGCCCGTGCATTACGACTTCCGCGCCCGTCGCGACACGCCCAACGAATTGCGCGCCTTCTTCCGCAAGATGGGCTGGCGCCGCATCGTGGCTTTCCAGACCCGCAACCCCCTGCACCGCGCGCATCAGGAACTGACCTTCCGCGCCGCGAAAGAGGCCGAAGCCAACCTCCTGATCCATCCCGTTGTCGGCATGACGAAGCCGGGCGATGTGGACCATTTCACCCGCGTCCGCTGCTATGAGGCGGTGCTGGACCAATACCCCGCCTCCACCACGCACCTGTCGCTCCTGAATCTTGCCATGCGCATGGGCGGCCCGCGCGAGGCGCTGTGGCACGCCATCATCCGCAAGAACCACGGGTTGACCCATTTCATCGTGGGCCGCGATCATGCCGGTCCGGGCAAGAACAGCCAGGGCAAGGATTTCTACGATCCCTATGCAGCGCAGACGCTGGTGGCGGAACATCAAAAAGAAATCGGCATCGAGATGGTCGATTTCAAACAGATGGTCTATGTGCAGGAAAAGGCACAGTATTACCCCGTGGACGAGGTGCCGGAAGGGTCCACCGTCCTTGATATTTCGGGGACCGAACTGCGCCGCCGTCTGCGCGAAGGGCTGGAGATTCCGGACTGGTTCTCCTTCCCGCAGGTGGTGACGGAACTGCGCCGCACCTCGCCCCCGCGCGCCAAGCAGGGCTTTACGGTGTTCTTCACCGGCCTGTCGGGTTCCGGCAAATCCACCATCGCCAACGCGCTGATGGTCAAGCTGATGGAAATGGGCGGTCGCCCCGTCACGCTTCTGGACGGCGACGTGGTCCGCAAGCACCTGTCGTCGGAACTCGGCTTCTCCAAGGAACACCGCGACATCAACATCCGCCGCATCGGCTATGTGGCAAGCGAGATCACCAAGAACGGCGGCATCGCCATCTGCGCCCCCATCGCGCCCTACACCGCCACGCGGCGGGCGGTGCGCGAGATGGTCGAGGCTTTCGGTGCCTTCATCGAGGTGCATGTCGCAACCTCGATCGAAGAATGCGAACGCCGTGACCGCAAGGGGCTCTACAAGCTGGCGCGCGAAGGCAAGATCAAGGAATTCACCGGGATCTCCGATCCCTATGAAGCGCCGACACAGGCCGAACTGGTGGTCGATACCGAAGGCGCAGACGTGGATTACTGCGCGCAACAGGTGATCCTGAAGCTGGAAAGCATGGGCCTGATCAAAGCCTAA
- the trxB gene encoding thioredoxin-disulfide reductase encodes MGTTRHTKVLIIGSGPAGYTAAVYASRAMLEPILVQGLQPGGQLTITTEVENWPGDSHVQGPDLMVRMEDHARAMGAEIISDYITSLDLQKRPFTAQADSGTTYTADAVILATGAQAKWLGLPSEERFKGFGVSACATCDGFFYRGKEVVVIGGGNTAVEEALFLTNFATKVTLIHRRDSFRAEKIMQDRLFKNPKVTVLWNHSVTEVLGDDTPLGVTAVRAQNVHTGETTDIPCAGFFVAIGHAPASELVKDQLELHNGGYVVVEPGTTRTSIPGVFAAGDLTDHVYRQAVTSAGMGCMAALDAERFLAGH; translated from the coding sequence ATGGGCACGACGCGGCATACCAAGGTTCTGATCATCGGCTCCGGCCCGGCGGGCTACACCGCCGCCGTCTATGCCTCGCGCGCCATGCTGGAACCGATCCTTGTGCAGGGTCTGCAACCCGGCGGGCAGCTGACCATCACGACCGAGGTGGAAAACTGGCCGGGTGACAGCCATGTGCAGGGCCCCGATCTGATGGTGCGGATGGAAGACCATGCCCGCGCCATGGGGGCCGAGATCATCAGCGATTACATCACCTCGCTTGACCTGCAAAAACGCCCCTTCACCGCGCAGGCCGACAGCGGCACCACTTACACGGCGGATGCCGTGATCCTGGCCACCGGGGCGCAGGCGAAATGGCTTGGCCTGCCGTCTGAAGAACGGTTCAAGGGCTTTGGCGTATCCGCCTGCGCCACCTGCGACGGGTTCTTCTATCGCGGCAAAGAGGTGGTGGTGATCGGCGGCGGCAATACGGCCGTGGAAGAGGCGCTGTTCCTGACCAACTTCGCCACCAAGGTGACCCTGATCCACCGCCGCGACAGTTTCCGTGCCGAGAAGATCATGCAGGACCGGCTGTTCAAGAACCCCAAGGTCACGGTCCTGTGGAACCATTCCGTGACCGAGGTGCTGGGCGATGACACGCCGCTGGGCGTGACCGCCGTACGCGCGCAGAACGTACACACGGGCGAGACGACGGATATCCCCTGCGCGGGCTTCTTCGTGGCCATCGGCCATGCCCCGGCCTCCGAACTGGTGAAGGATCAGCTGGAGCTGCACAATGGCGGCTATGTGGTGGTCGAACCCGGCACGACGCGCACCTCGATTCCGGGCGTGTTCGCGGCGGGCGACCTGACCGACCACGTCTATCGTCAGGCAGTGACCAGCGCCGGGATGGGCTGCATGGCCGCGCTGGATGCGGAACGGTTCCTGGCCGGGCACTGA
- a CDS encoding Lrp/AsnC family transcriptional regulator yields MAGSKLDPIDRHILAELQADGRMTNVELAKRVGISAPPCLRRVRTLEEAGYIKGYHADIDARELGFEVQVFAMVRLQSQAEADLATFEERCRQWPLVRECHMLNGEIDFILKCVAPDLSTFQGFLTGELLKAENVATVKTSLVIRCAKDQPGVPFDVLEARLARSA; encoded by the coding sequence ATGGCCGGATCGAAGCTCGACCCGATCGACCGTCATATCCTTGCCGAGTTGCAGGCTGATGGCCGCATGACCAATGTGGAACTGGCCAAACGTGTGGGCATTTCCGCGCCGCCCTGTCTGCGTCGCGTGCGCACGCTGGAAGAGGCGGGGTATATCAAGGGCTATCACGCCGATATCGACGCGCGCGAACTGGGGTTCGAGGTGCAGGTCTTTGCGATGGTCCGCCTGCAATCGCAGGCCGAGGCCGACCTTGCCACCTTCGAGGAACGCTGCCGCCAATGGCCGCTGGTCCGCGAATGCCATATGCTGAACGGCGAGATTGATTTCATCCTGAAATGCGTGGCGCCGGACCTTTCCACCTTTCAGGGCTTTCTGACCGGTGAATTGTTGAAGGCCGAGAATGTGGCGACGGTAAAGACCAGCCTCGTGATCCGCTGCGCCAAGGATCAGCCCGGCGTTCCCTTTGATGTGCTGGAGGCGCGACTGGCGCGCAGCGCCTGA
- the pgeF gene encoding peptidoglycan editing factor PgeF → MLEKITSDALPVHHGFFTRKGGASSGIFAGLNCGPGSSDQAEVVAINRARVAEAMGVPHDHLVSIHQVHSANVVHVTAPLADRPLADGMVTATPGIALGVLTADCQPVLFADAEAGVIGAAHAGWRGTRDGVLEATVEAMVALGARREKIAAVIGPTISQSAYEVGPEFFETFTDDDRDSARFFIAGQDGRYLFDLPAMGLSRLRAAGVGHAEWTRHCTYRDSERFFSYRRTTHAGEADYGRLMSTIRL, encoded by the coding sequence ATGCTGGAAAAGATCACCTCTGACGCGCTGCCCGTGCATCACGGCTTTTTCACCCGCAAGGGTGGGGCGTCTTCGGGCATCTTTGCAGGGCTGAACTGCGGCCCGGGATCATCGGATCAGGCCGAGGTGGTGGCGATCAACCGCGCCCGCGTGGCCGAGGCGATGGGTGTGCCGCACGATCACCTTGTGTCCATCCATCAGGTGCATTCGGCAAATGTGGTTCATGTCACCGCCCCCTTGGCCGACCGCCCGCTTGCCGATGGCATGGTCACCGCCACCCCCGGCATCGCGCTGGGTGTGCTGACTGCCGATTGTCAGCCGGTGCTGTTCGCCGATGCAGAGGCCGGGGTGATCGGCGCGGCCCATGCCGGGTGGCGCGGCACCCGCGATGGCGTGCTGGAGGCCACGGTCGAGGCGATGGTCGCCCTTGGCGCGCGGCGCGAAAAGATCGCCGCCGTGATCGGCCCCACGATCAGCCAATCCGCCTATGAGGTTGGGCCCGAGTTTTTTGAAACCTTCACCGATGATGACCGCGACTCTGCGCGCTTTTTCATCGCGGGGCAGGATGGGCGCTATCTGTTCGACCTGCCCGCAATGGGCCTGTCGCGCCTGCGGGCGGCCGGTGTGGGCCATGCCGAATGGACGCGGCACTGCACCTATCGCGATTCGGAGCGATTCTTTTCCTATCGCCGCACCACCCATGCCGGTGAGGCCGATTACGGGCGATTGATGTCGACCATCCGCCTGTGA
- a CDS encoding SAM-dependent methyltransferase — protein MTALADLLIRRIAATGPLTLADYMADCLLHPDHGYYATRDPFGAGGDFTTAPEISQMFGELLGLCLAQTWLDQGAPAPFTLAELGPGRGTLMADLLRATRTVPGFHAAARVTLIEASATLRGIQRRTLGDHPVTWADSVEALPEAPLFLIANEFFDALPIRQFTRQREGWAETVVGLDGDRLSLGRTPPAPLAALDHRLPDTAPGDIVEICPAAAPIMARIGGLIARHGGAALVIDYGGWQSRGDTFQALQDHRPTDPLAAPGRADLTAHVDFAALAHAAPPARASRMIEQGALLQRLGIDQRAARLATSLTGAAQESHLAAHRRLTDRAEMGSLFKALAVYPPHRMPPPGFDA, from the coding sequence ATGACGGCTCTGGCGGACCTGCTGATCCGCCGGATCGCGGCCACGGGGCCGCTGACGCTGGCCGATTATATGGCCGATTGCCTGCTGCATCCCGATCACGGCTATTACGCGACGCGCGATCCGTTCGGCGCGGGTGGCGATTTCACCACCGCCCCGGAAATCAGCCAGATGTTTGGCGAGTTGCTGGGTCTGTGCCTTGCCCAGACATGGCTCGATCAGGGTGCGCCCGCGCCTTTCACGCTGGCCGAGCTTGGCCCGGGACGCGGCACGCTGATGGCCGATCTTCTCCGCGCCACCCGCACTGTCCCCGGGTTTCATGCCGCCGCCCGCGTGACGCTGATCGAGGCGTCGGCCACCCTGCGCGGCATCCAGCGCCGGACGCTGGGCGATCATCCAGTCACCTGGGCCGATAGCGTTGAGGCGCTGCCCGAAGCGCCGCTGTTCCTGATCGCCAACGAATTCTTCGACGCCCTGCCGATCCGCCAGTTCACCCGCCAGAGGGAGGGTTGGGCAGAAACGGTGGTGGGTCTGGACGGGGATCGCCTGTCCCTTGGCCGCACGCCGCCTGCGCCATTGGCAGCCCTCGATCACCGCCTGCCCGACACCGCGCCGGGGGACATCGTGGAGATCTGCCCCGCCGCCGCGCCGATCATGGCGCGCATCGGCGGCCTGATCGCCCGCCATGGCGGCGCGGCGCTGGTGATCGACTATGGCGGCTGGCAATCGCGCGGCGACACGTTTCAGGCGTTGCAGGATCACCGCCCCACCGATCCGTTGGCCGCCCCCGGCCGGGCCGATCTGACGGCGCATGTGGATTTCGCGGCCCTCGCGCACGCCGCCCCGCCCGCCCGCGCCAGCCGGATGATCGAACAGGGCGCGCTCTTGCAGCGCCTTGGGATTGATCAGCGCGCGGCGCGGCTGGCAACTTCGCTGACCGGCGCGGCGCAAGAGTCGCATCTTGCGGCGCATCGGCGCTTGACCGACCGGGCGGAAATGGGTTCGCTGTTCAAAGCGCTGGCGGTCTATCCGCCGCATCGGATGCCCCCGCCCGGATTTGACGCCTGA
- the lgt gene encoding prolipoprotein diacylglyceryl transferase, translating to MSYIPFPDLSPEIFRIDLGGFSFALRWYALAYIVGLVAGWKLIARIVSTPRLWPGRAPMTAEQVERLLTWVIVGVVLGGRLGFVLFYQPGFYLQNPGHILRVWEGGMSFHGGFLGVVVAGILFCRREGIPMLSAADLMAVVAPIGIGLGRLANFINAELWGRPTTLPWGVAFPGEAAQTCPGVVGICARHPSQLYEAMLEGFLLFLVLLWVVYRRGWLAWPGRTAGLFFAGYGLGRFVVEFVRQPDAQFVTPGNPLGLALHMGGYGLTMGQILSLPMIVAGVWFIARARRSAPSPA from the coding sequence ATGTCCTATATCCCCTTCCCCGACCTCTCGCCCGAGATCTTTCGGATCGACCTTGGCGGCTTCTCCTTCGCCCTGCGCTGGTATGCGCTGGCCTATATCGTGGGGCTGGTGGCGGGGTGGAAGCTGATCGCGCGGATTGTCAGCACCCCACGGCTTTGGCCCGGCCGCGCGCCGATGACGGCAGAGCAGGTGGAACGGCTGCTGACATGGGTCATCGTCGGCGTCGTGCTAGGCGGGCGGCTGGGCTTTGTGCTGTTCTACCAGCCGGGATTTTACCTGCAAAACCCCGGCCATATCCTGCGGGTCTGGGAAGGCGGGATGTCCTTCCATGGCGGGTTCCTTGGCGTGGTCGTCGCGGGCATCCTGTTCTGCCGCCGCGAGGGCATTCCGATGCTGTCCGCCGCCGATCTGATGGCGGTGGTCGCCCCCATCGGCATCGGCCTTGGGCGGCTGGCCAATTTCATCAATGCAGAACTTTGGGGTCGGCCCACCACCCTGCCTTGGGGCGTGGCCTTTCCGGGTGAGGCGGCGCAAACCTGCCCCGGCGTCGTGGGCATCTGCGCCCGCCATCCGTCGCAGCTTTATGAAGCGATGCTGGAAGGATTTCTGCTGTTCCTCGTGCTGCTGTGGGTCGTCTATCGGCGCGGCTGGCTGGCTTGGCCGGGCCGGACGGCAGGGCTGTTCTTCGCGGGCTATGGGCTGGGGCGGTTCGTGGTGGAATTCGTCCGCCAGCCCGATGCGCAATTCGTGACACCCGGCAATCCGCTGGGCCTTGCGCTGCATATGGGCGGCTATGGGCTGACCATGGGGCAGATCCTGTCGCTGCCCATGATCGTGGCGGGGGTCTGGTTCATCGCCCGCGCGCGGCGCAGCGCGCCCTCCCCGGCATGA
- a CDS encoding accessory factor UbiK family protein, protein MQTRSKFFDDMSQLMTNAMGVAQGAKTEAETAMKGMIDRWMADRDFVTREEFDAARAMAVKAREENAALEARLAALEAKLAGDAPKAAKKKPE, encoded by the coding sequence ATGCAGACGCGCAGCAAGTTCTTTGACGACATGTCGCAACTGATGACCAACGCCATGGGCGTGGCACAGGGCGCCAAGACCGAGGCCGAGACGGCCATGAAAGGCATGATCGACCGCTGGATGGCCGACCGTGATTTCGTGACCCGCGAAGAGTTCGACGCCGCACGCGCCATGGCCGTGAAAGCCCGCGAAGAAAACGCCGCGCTTGAAGCCCGTCTGGCCGCGCTGGAGGCCAAGCTGGCCGGCGATGCGCCCAAGGCCGCGAAGAAGAAGCCGGAGTAA